A single window of Nitrospinota bacterium DNA harbors:
- a CDS encoding shikimate dehydrogenase has protein sequence MKERYSLGIIGHPIGHSLSPVMHAAAARANGLGPGEFSYERFDVKPDDLATFMRRFRDGAMTGLNVTVPHKVAVMELLDEIDHDAQAIGAVNTIVRRGAKLRGHNTDVYGFIRSIAENAGMTDLSYKKALVYGAGGAARAVARGLVNGGVESLAVVNRTCDTAREMVAKLGGGAGFSAMGFDETKSLIETVRGADIIVNTTSMGMEGGTDPEGVPPGAGHIRSGQLVVDIVYSPLMTPLLKKAAAAGARTLDGLWMLIHQGGKAFEMWTGLRFPDKEVRAAVERGLEIK, from the coding sequence ATGAAAGAGCGTTATTCCCTGGGCATCATCGGCCATCCTATCGGCCATTCACTTTCCCCCGTCATGCACGCCGCCGCCGCGAGGGCCAACGGGCTGGGGCCGGGCGAGTTCTCATATGAAAGGTTCGACGTCAAACCGGACGATCTGGCCACGTTCATGCGCAGGTTCCGCGACGGGGCCATGACCGGGCTTAACGTCACCGTCCCGCACAAGGTGGCGGTGATGGAGCTTCTGGACGAAATAGACCACGACGCCCAGGCCATCGGCGCCGTGAACACCATCGTGCGGCGGGGCGCAAAACTCCGTGGCCACAATACTGACGTTTATGGATTCATCCGGTCGATTGCGGAAAACGCCGGGATGACGGATTTATCATACAAAAAAGCGCTTGTTTACGGCGCCGGGGGGGCGGCCAGGGCTGTGGCGCGCGGACTTGTGAACGGCGGGGTGGAGAGCCTTGCGGTGGTGAACAGAACCTGCGACACCGCCCGGGAGATGGTGGCCAAATTAGGCGGCGGGGCCGGCTTTTCGGCCATGGGATTTGACGAGACCAAAAGTTTGATTGAAACCGTGCGGGGCGCGGATATAATTGTCAATACCACCTCCATGGGGATGGAAGGGGGGACGGATCCTGAAGGCGTCCCTCCCGGGGCCGGGCATATAAGAAGCGGCCAACTGGTGGTGGACATTGTGTACAGCCCGCTTATGACCCCTTTGCTGAAAAAGGCGGCGGCGGCGGGCGCCCGGACGCTGGACGGACTGTGGATGCTGATACATCAGGGAGGAAAGGCTTTCGAGATGTGGACCGGCCTTAGGTTCCCTGACAAAGAAGTCAGGGCGGCGGTGGAGCGCGGACTGGAAATAAAATAA